The Hymenobacter sp. GOD-10R genome includes a window with the following:
- a CDS encoding fumarylacetoacetate hydrolase family protein, which yields MKILCIGRNYAEHIAELQNETPDAPVIFAKPDTALLQRNQPFFYPDFSQDIHHEIELVLRISKNGKNIEEKFAHTYYDAIGLGIDFTARDLQSKLKSKGLPWELAKGFDGSAPLSTTFKPVSDFADLGNINFRLEVNGEVRQQGNSSLMLHPFAAIISYISRFITLKMGDLIFTGTPSGVGPVKIGDQLTGYIEDEKLLDVAVK from the coding sequence ATGAAAATTCTCTGCATCGGCCGCAACTACGCCGAACATATCGCTGAACTTCAGAACGAAACGCCCGACGCGCCCGTCATTTTCGCCAAGCCCGACACGGCCTTGCTCCAGCGCAATCAGCCCTTCTTCTACCCCGATTTTTCTCAGGATATTCACCACGAAATTGAGCTGGTGCTGCGCATCAGTAAGAACGGCAAGAACATCGAAGAAAAGTTCGCCCACACTTACTACGACGCCATTGGCCTAGGTATCGACTTTACCGCCCGCGACCTGCAAAGCAAGCTCAAAAGCAAAGGCTTACCTTGGGAGCTAGCTAAGGGTTTCGATGGTTCGGCGCCACTCTCTACTACCTTCAAACCTGTGTCGGATTTTGCCGACCTAGGTAACATCAACTTCCGCTTGGAGGTGAACGGCGAAGTGCGCCAGCAAGGTAACTCTAGCTTGATGCTGCACCCGTTTGCGGCCATAATCTCTTACATTTCGCGTTTTATTACCCTCAAAATGGGCGACTTGATTTTCACGGGCACGCCCAGCGGCGTGGGCCCAGTGAAGATCGGCGACCAGCTAACGGGGTATATTGAGGACGAGAAACTGTTGGATGTTGCGGTTAAATAA
- a CDS encoding M48 family metallopeptidase produces the protein MFKKFILASSLLIAAGCTTVPITGRRQLSLVSDSEMLTLSNQEYQKTLSISKLSTNASQTAMVKRVGLRIQHAVEEYMAQTNNTAALAGYQWEFNLVEDKQVNAWCMPGGKVVVYTGILPITQDENGLAVVLGHEISHAVAKHGSERMSDQLVAQYGGAALQTVTGGNPSVAGSMLMTAVGAGSQLGLLHFSRQQESEADHLGLIFMAMAGYNPETAVAFWQRMAAQSQGGTPAFLSDHPADQQRIADIQRLMPEAQKYYKPR, from the coding sequence ATGTTCAAGAAATTCATTCTCGCTAGCTCGCTCCTGATAGCAGCGGGCTGCACCACCGTTCCCATCACCGGCCGTCGGCAACTCAGCCTAGTTTCCGACAGCGAAATGCTCACACTTAGTAACCAAGAATATCAAAAAACGCTGAGCATAAGTAAATTATCGACCAACGCCAGCCAGACGGCCATGGTGAAGCGCGTGGGTCTGCGCATTCAACACGCCGTGGAAGAATACATGGCCCAGACCAACAACACGGCGGCTCTAGCTGGGTACCAGTGGGAGTTCAACCTAGTAGAAGATAAACAGGTGAATGCCTGGTGCATGCCTGGCGGTAAAGTAGTGGTCTACACCGGAATCTTGCCCATCACGCAGGATGAAAACGGGCTGGCCGTAGTGCTTGGCCACGAAATTTCGCACGCCGTAGCCAAGCATGGTAGCGAGCGGATGAGCGACCAACTAGTTGCGCAATATGGCGGCGCGGCGCTGCAAACTGTTACTGGCGGCAATCCATCGGTAGCAGGCAGTATGCTCATGACAGCCGTAGGAGCGGGCTCACAGCTAGGATTGCTCCACTTTAGTCGTCAGCAAGAAAGTGAAGCTGATCACTTAGGCTTGATTTTTATGGCCATGGCCGGTTACAACCCTGAAACAGCTGTTGCGTTCTGGCAACGGATGGCGGCCCAGAGCCAAGGCGGTACGCCTGCGTTCTTATCTGATCACCCCGCTGACCAGCAACGTATTGCGGACATCCAACGGTTGATGCCAGAAGCTCAGAAATACTACAAGCCTCGCTAG
- a CDS encoding UDP-N-acetylmuramate--L-alanine ligase, which translates to MASLPSFQRLHLIAVGGSIMHNLALALHRSGVQVTGSDDEIFEPARGRLAAANILPAAEGWFPEKITTDLDAVIVGMHARADNPELLRAQELGLRVYSFPEFIYEASKDKQRIVIGGSHGKTSITSLILHVLRYHGRKFDYAVGAQLEGFDLMVQLTDDAPIIIIEGDEYLSSPIDRRPKFHLYQHHIGVISGISWDHINVFPTEEDYREQFRVFAEMTPKAGVLIYDQNDEQVQLVTVPTSPDVRYVGYGPHEHVIRQGRTYLLTKKDEEVPVQIFGEHNLRNISAAREVCKQLSIKGKDFYEAIATFKGAARRLELVRESQASVVYKDFAHAPSKLKATATALKQQYPQRRLVACLELHTFSSLNPAFLPQYAHTFDAPDVAVVYFNPHVLEHKRLPPLAPEAVQAAFQRPDLHVFTDSQALATFLHEQNWANANLLMMSSGTFDGLDLAKLAAAVVA; encoded by the coding sequence ATGGCCTCCCTTCCCTCCTTCCAACGCTTGCACCTGATTGCCGTCGGGGGTAGCATTATGCACAACCTAGCCCTCGCCTTGCATCGCAGTGGCGTACAGGTAACGGGCTCCGACGATGAAATATTTGAGCCAGCCCGTGGCCGCTTAGCCGCTGCGAATATCTTGCCCGCAGCAGAAGGCTGGTTTCCGGAGAAAATCACGACTGACCTCGATGCGGTTATCGTGGGCATGCACGCTCGCGCCGACAACCCCGAGCTGCTACGCGCCCAAGAGCTAGGTCTGCGCGTTTATTCATTTCCTGAGTTTATCTACGAGGCCAGCAAAGACAAGCAGCGCATCGTCATTGGCGGCTCGCACGGCAAAACCAGCATTACCTCGCTTATTTTGCACGTGCTGCGCTACCATGGTCGCAAGTTCGACTACGCCGTGGGTGCTCAGCTCGAAGGCTTCGATCTGATGGTGCAGCTTACCGACGACGCGCCCATTATCATCATTGAGGGCGACGAGTACCTCTCCTCGCCCATCGACCGGCGACCGAAGTTTCACCTATATCAGCACCACATTGGGGTAATTTCGGGCATTAGTTGGGACCACATCAACGTGTTTCCGACTGAGGAAGATTACCGTGAGCAGTTCCGCGTTTTTGCGGAGATGACGCCCAAAGCCGGCGTGCTCATCTACGACCAAAATGACGAGCAGGTGCAGCTCGTGACGGTACCCACCAGCCCTGATGTGCGATACGTTGGCTACGGTCCGCACGAGCACGTTATTCGGCAAGGTCGCACGTACCTGCTCACGAAGAAGGACGAAGAAGTACCCGTTCAAATATTCGGCGAGCATAACCTGCGCAATATTTCGGCGGCCCGGGAAGTCTGCAAACAGCTCAGCATCAAAGGCAAAGACTTCTACGAAGCTATTGCAACTTTCAAGGGCGCGGCACGGCGACTAGAATTGGTGCGCGAAAGCCAAGCGTCGGTGGTGTACAAGGATTTTGCGCATGCGCCTTCCAAGCTTAAGGCTACCGCTACGGCCTTGAAGCAACAGTACCCGCAGCGGCGCCTAGTGGCGTGTTTGGAGCTTCACACATTCAGCAGCCTCAACCCGGCTTTCTTGCCACAATACGCCCACACTTTCGACGCGCCGGATGTAGCGGTAGTGTACTTCAACCCGCATGTATTGGAGCACAAGCGCCTGCCTCCCCTCGCACCCGAGGCAGTGCAAGCCGCTTTTCAGCGTCCCGACCTGCACGTTTTTACCGACAGCCAAGCTTTGGCGACTTTTCTACACGAACAAAACTGGGCCAACGCTAATCTGCTGATGATGTCGTCGGGTACTTTCGATGGGCTTGACCTAGCAAAACTGGCGGCTGCAGTTGTTGCCTAG
- the dnaB gene encoding replicative DNA helicase, protein MSDRMDDRLKQSASRAKAAWNSRPPVLTLASPTGKLPPQARELESAVLGALMLEKDALTTVIDILKPNSFYDDKHQRIFKAILNLFDKSEPIDILTVNQELREMGELEAAGGTHYVANLTFKVNSAANIEYHARIITENAIKRELIRIASDIHRDAFEDTTDVFNLLDQTEQSLFEVSESNIRKNFDDMRSLMGKAIKELEEKKNQKDGLTGVPSGFSALDRVTSGWQPSDLVIIAARPGMGKTAFVVSAMRNAAVDHKKPVAIFSLEMSSIQLVNRLISAEAELDSEKIKKGNLADYEWAQLNHKISSLSSAPIFIDDTPALSIRELRTKCRRLKAHHDIQMIIIDYLQLMTGNSDGGKGAGNREQEIASISRALKGIAKELNVPVLALSQLSRSVETRGGDKKPQLSDLRESGSIEQDADMVVFLYRPEYYKITEDEMGNPTQGMGEVIIAKHRNGSLETVQLKFIGRFTKFADLDGGGFGGDEFNTGAFPASTFDDDASGFAPNTIRLGSRINNDTPPPQAFPRSNFGNEDPPF, encoded by the coding sequence ATGAGTGACCGAATGGATGACCGCCTGAAACAATCGGCCTCGCGGGCCAAAGCCGCTTGGAATAGCCGGCCGCCCGTGCTGACCTTGGCTTCGCCCACTGGCAAACTGCCGCCCCAAGCCCGGGAGCTGGAATCCGCCGTATTGGGTGCGCTAATGCTGGAGAAAGATGCCCTGACAACGGTTATCGATATTCTGAAGCCCAACAGCTTCTACGACGATAAACACCAGCGCATCTTCAAGGCTATCCTTAACCTGTTTGATAAGTCAGAGCCTATTGATATTCTGACCGTTAACCAGGAGTTGCGCGAAATGGGCGAGCTGGAGGCAGCCGGTGGTACGCATTACGTAGCCAACCTCACGTTCAAGGTTAACTCGGCCGCCAACATCGAGTATCACGCCCGTATCATCACCGAAAACGCCATCAAGCGAGAGCTGATCCGCATTGCCAGCGACATCCACCGCGACGCATTTGAGGATACGACGGACGTTTTCAATCTGCTCGATCAAACTGAACAGTCGTTGTTTGAAGTGTCGGAATCTAACATTCGTAAGAACTTCGACGACATGCGTTCGTTGATGGGTAAAGCCATCAAAGAGCTGGAAGAAAAGAAGAATCAGAAAGACGGCCTAACTGGGGTACCAAGCGGCTTCTCGGCGCTGGACCGAGTGACTAGTGGTTGGCAGCCGTCTGACTTAGTGATCATTGCGGCTCGACCGGGCATGGGTAAAACAGCCTTCGTGGTATCCGCCATGCGCAATGCGGCCGTCGACCACAAAAAGCCGGTAGCTATCTTCTCGCTCGAAATGTCGTCCATTCAGCTCGTGAATCGTCTGATTTCGGCGGAAGCGGAGCTGGATTCGGAGAAGATCAAGAAGGGTAACCTAGCCGACTACGAATGGGCCCAGCTCAACCATAAAATTTCATCTTTGTCGTCGGCCCCGATTTTCATCGACGATACGCCTGCGTTGAGCATCCGGGAGCTGCGTACCAAGTGCCGCCGCCTCAAGGCCCACCACGACATCCAGATGATCATCATCGACTACTTGCAGCTGATGACGGGCAACTCGGATGGCGGCAAGGGCGCTGGCAACCGCGAACAGGAAATTGCCTCTATCTCGCGGGCGCTCAAGGGTATTGCCAAAGAATTGAACGTGCCGGTGCTAGCCCTGTCGCAGCTCTCGCGTTCGGTGGAAACCCGCGGCGGCGACAAGAAGCCGCAGCTGAGTGACCTTCGTGAATCGGGTTCTATCGAGCAGGACGCCGATATGGTGGTCTTCTTATATCGTCCTGAGTATTATAAAATTACGGAAGATGAAATGGGTAATCCCACGCAAGGCATGGGTGAGGTTATCATTGCCAAGCACCGAAACGGCTCGCTCGAAACGGTACAGCTCAAGTTCATCGGTCGCTTCACCAAGTTTGCCGACCTCGATGGCGGTGGCTTCGGCGGCGACGAGTTCAACACCGGCGCCTTCCCCGCCAGCACCTTCGACGACGACGCGAGTGGCTTCGCTCCCAACACCATCCGCCTAGGTTCGCGCATCAACAACGACACGCCTCCTCCCCAAGCTTTTCCACGCAGCAACTTCGGCAACGAAGATCCGCCGTTTTAA
- a CDS encoding Crp/Fnr family transcriptional regulator, producing MPHPTDKQAMYERLRAYFQRQLAISDAQFEVVKQALIPKVLQRNELVVWQGEVERRGAFVVKGCLRSYVVDKKEKEHIIQFAPENWWISDQHSMLRGLPAMCSIEAVEESEVLLFGPDFFPLLQTLGPAFQAFFHTLLQNSMAAMQRRLIATLSATAEERYLEFLQMYPTLVQRLPQRMIAAYLGVTPESLSRIRKELARS from the coding sequence GTGCCGCATCCAACTGACAAACAGGCGATGTACGAACGACTACGTGCGTATTTCCAACGCCAGCTCGCCATTTCCGACGCGCAGTTTGAGGTGGTGAAGCAGGCATTAATACCAAAGGTGTTGCAGAGAAATGAACTGGTCGTGTGGCAGGGTGAAGTGGAACGACGCGGCGCTTTTGTGGTGAAAGGGTGCCTGCGCAGCTACGTAGTCGACAAGAAAGAGAAAGAACATATCATTCAGTTTGCGCCCGAGAACTGGTGGATATCCGACCAGCACAGTATGCTGCGCGGCTTGCCCGCTATGTGTTCCATTGAAGCGGTAGAGGAATCGGAGGTACTGCTTTTCGGCCCCGACTTCTTTCCGCTATTGCAAACGCTTGGCCCAGCGTTTCAGGCGTTCTTTCATACGCTGTTGCAAAACAGCATGGCCGCCATGCAGCGGCGGTTAATCGCGACGCTCAGTGCCACGGCCGAAGAGCGTTACTTGGAGTTTTTACAGATGTATCCGACCCTTGTGCAGCGCTTGCCGCAGCGCATGATTGCGGCCTACCTAGGTGTCACACCGGAGTCGTTGAGCCGGATTCGGAAGGAGCTAGCTAGATCGTAA
- the ygiD gene encoding 4,5-DOPA dioxygenase extradiol — translation MKLNDLYSTATSFRKSDKMPVLFVGHGSPMNALEDNSFTQTLQNLGQQIRLDHPPTAILVVSAHWLTKGSFATLNPMPETIHDFGGFPQALFDMQYPAPGSPEFAQQLIDMVPDVHGSDEWGLDHGSWTILHHLFPQADIPVFQLSLDYTKPLAYHFELAQQLQFLRERGVLIIGSGNVVHNLRLSVPKLMMNDNTPHDWAVEFDSWVKNKIDQRDFRSLVHYQQTGQAGALAVPTVDHYLPMLYSLGATDAKEPIKQVFEEVSYGGLSMRTFMAG, via the coding sequence ATGAAACTGAACGATTTATATTCCACGGCTACTTCTTTCCGGAAGAGCGACAAGATGCCGGTGCTGTTTGTGGGGCATGGCTCGCCGATGAATGCGCTGGAGGATAACTCCTTCACCCAAACCTTGCAGAACCTAGGGCAGCAGATCCGGCTCGACCACCCGCCCACGGCCATTCTGGTGGTGTCGGCACACTGGCTTACGAAGGGCTCGTTTGCCACGCTGAACCCGATGCCGGAGACGATTCATGATTTCGGCGGCTTTCCGCAGGCGTTGTTCGACATGCAGTACCCGGCGCCCGGTTCGCCAGAGTTTGCTCAGCAACTTATCGACATGGTGCCCGATGTGCACGGCTCCGACGAATGGGGCCTCGACCACGGCTCCTGGACCATCTTACACCACCTGTTCCCGCAGGCCGACATTCCTGTGTTCCAACTCAGCCTCGACTACACCAAGCCCCTGGCGTATCACTTCGAGCTAGCCCAGCAACTTCAGTTTTTGCGCGAGCGGGGTGTACTCATCATTGGCAGCGGCAATGTCGTGCACAACTTGCGCTTGAGCGTTCCCAAGCTGATGATGAACGACAACACTCCGCACGATTGGGCCGTGGAGTTCGACTCGTGGGTGAAAAACAAAATCGACCAGCGCGACTTCCGCAGCCTCGTGCACTACCAGCAAACCGGTCAAGCTGGCGCGCTGGCCGTACCAACCGTCGACCACTACCTTCCCATGCTCTACAGCCTAGGGGCCACCGACGCGAAAGAGCCAATTAAGCAGGTGTTTGAAGAGGTGTCGTACGGCGGCCTGAGCATGCGCACGTTCATGGCTGGGTAG
- a CDS encoding rhamnogalacturonan lyase, whose amino-acid sequence MKYFVLSAAVLLTFASQPTFAQRQMENLGRGVVAIQKSRDSTFVSWRLLGTDPEDVAFNLYRKTGDQAPIKLNKAPITKSTSFLDTKANTTEARSYFVKPVLKGTEQATSAACNLSAQAPARPYFSIPLQVPPPGEELGSAYTYSANDASVGDLDGDGEYEIILKWDPSNGKNPPQPGVTGPTFLDAYNLAGKRLWRINLGKNIRSGAAYTQFMVYDLDGDGRAELVCKTGDGTLDGAGKPIGDASKDWRTLTTASDPKYGKIVDGPEYLTVFDGLTGAALASQPYTPTRYPLDGWGGIGGNGGNDVNGGRPDRFTACVAYLDGVHPSVVFVRGWYGRTVLSAWDWRQGKLTQRWIFDSKDGSNSYSGMANHNLTVADVDQDGRDEICVGAMTVDDNGQGLYTTGLRHGDAIHLTDLDPDHPGLEVFGIHESEEKTLALNTPGVAMYDAKTGKILFSQSPGVDVGRGVAADIDPTHLGFENWGGPGGLRDVHGKTITEKTPSSTNFLVWWDGDLTRELLDKNRIDKWDWTKAETRNLLTAEGCVANNGTKATPTLSADILGDWREEVIWRTPDSQELRIYSTTIPTEHRFYTLMHDPQYRLSIAWQNTSYNQPPHTGFYLGTGMKKPPQPKIVLTGAKKLQ is encoded by the coding sequence ATGAAATACTTCGTGCTTTCCGCTGCCGTCCTCCTAACTTTTGCAAGCCAGCCAACCTTCGCGCAGCGACAGATGGAGAACCTAGGTCGCGGAGTAGTAGCAATCCAAAAGAGTCGCGACTCAACCTTCGTTAGCTGGCGTTTGCTGGGTACTGATCCAGAGGATGTCGCGTTCAACTTGTATCGCAAAACCGGTGACCAAGCGCCCATCAAACTGAATAAAGCGCCGATTACAAAAAGCACTAGTTTCCTCGATACAAAAGCTAACACAACCGAGGCTAGGTCGTACTTCGTGAAGCCTGTGTTGAAAGGCACTGAGCAAGCCACCAGCGCTGCTTGTAATTTATCCGCTCAGGCCCCAGCGCGGCCTTATTTTTCCATCCCGCTTCAGGTGCCACCGCCCGGCGAGGAGCTAGGTAGCGCCTACACCTATAGTGCCAACGACGCCAGTGTCGGTGACCTAGATGGCGACGGCGAGTACGAAATCATCCTGAAGTGGGACCCGTCGAACGGCAAGAACCCGCCTCAACCAGGTGTTACGGGTCCGACTTTCTTAGACGCCTACAATCTGGCAGGCAAGCGTTTATGGCGCATCAACCTAGGTAAAAATATTCGTTCGGGTGCTGCTTACACGCAGTTCATGGTGTACGACCTGGATGGCGACGGCCGGGCCGAGCTTGTGTGCAAAACGGGTGATGGAACGTTAGATGGAGCCGGCAAACCTATTGGCGACGCAAGCAAAGATTGGCGCACCCTCACGACAGCTTCTGACCCGAAATACGGTAAAATCGTGGACGGGCCGGAATACCTGACGGTTTTCGACGGCCTGACCGGCGCAGCTCTAGCTTCCCAACCCTACACCCCGACCCGCTACCCGCTTGATGGCTGGGGCGGTATCGGCGGCAATGGTGGCAACGACGTCAACGGCGGACGGCCCGACCGTTTCACCGCCTGCGTGGCTTACCTCGATGGTGTGCACCCAAGCGTGGTGTTTGTGCGTGGCTGGTACGGCCGCACGGTGTTGTCAGCTTGGGATTGGCGTCAAGGCAAGCTCACGCAACGTTGGATTTTTGACTCGAAAGATGGCAGCAACTCCTACTCGGGCATGGCCAATCACAACCTCACCGTAGCCGACGTAGACCAGGACGGTCGCGACGAAATCTGCGTGGGCGCCATGACAGTAGATGATAACGGCCAAGGTCTTTACACCACGGGCCTCCGCCATGGCGATGCCATCCACCTCACCGACCTAGATCCGGATCACCCCGGCTTAGAGGTGTTCGGCATCCATGAAAGCGAGGAGAAAACGCTAGCCCTGAATACGCCCGGCGTCGCTATGTACGATGCCAAAACCGGTAAGATTCTCTTTAGCCAAAGCCCTGGCGTCGACGTCGGGCGCGGCGTAGCCGCCGACATTGACCCGACGCACCTAGGTTTTGAGAACTGGGGCGGCCCCGGCGGCTTGCGCGACGTGCACGGCAAAACCATCACCGAGAAAACGCCCTCTTCCACCAACTTCCTGGTGTGGTGGGATGGCGACCTCACCCGCGAGTTGCTCGACAAGAACCGCATCGACAAGTGGGATTGGACCAAAGCCGAAACCCGCAACCTGCTCACCGCCGAAGGCTGCGTGGCAAACAACGGCACCAAAGCCACGCCTACCCTCAGCGCCGACATCCTAGGAGACTGGCGCGAAGAAGTTATCTGGCGCACCCCCGACAGCCAAGAACTCCGCATCTACAGTACCACCATCCCCACCGAGCACCGCTTCTACACGCTCATGCACGACCCACAATACCGGCTCAGCATCGCCTGGCAAAACACGAGCTACAACCAGCCCCCGCATACCGGCTTCTACCTAGGTACCGGCATGAAAAAGCCCCCGCAGCCGAAAATCGTACTGACAGGGGCTAAAAAGCTTCAGTAG
- a CDS encoding glycoside hydrolase family 28 protein: MSLSQNYACRKLWLLLSFFCFTGSLTAQTLKTPPTSVYNIKAYGAVGDGKTLDTPAINRAIEAAAAAGGGQVYFPAGTYPSFSIRLKSNISLYLEQGATLLAADPNTGQGLYDLAEPNASDKFQDFGHSHWHNSLIWGENLENVSILGPGMIDGTKGLTRETPKKPGIGNKTIALKLCRNVLLRDFTVLYGGHFVLLATGVDNMTIDNLRLDTNRDGLDIDCCRNVRVSNCTVNSPFDDAICLKSSFGLGYARATENVTITNCQVSGYDRGTLLKGTYERKEADLVPDHDGVTGRIKFGTESNGGFKNVTISNCVFEFCRGLALETVDGGILEDVSVTNLTMRDLSSSPIFLRLGARMRGPEGTPVGVLRRINISNIVVYNADPRYASIISGIPGHPIEDVSLSNIKIYYAGGGTAAQAKIKVPEAEKDYPDPVMFGELPAYGFFIRHAKNVTVRNVDLTPIIPDQRPAILLNDVQQIEFESIKTKTAAGVPSYVLDQVEDFSVLRSTAVKDKTVKKATHTEL, translated from the coding sequence ATGAGCCTTTCTCAAAACTACGCTTGTCGCAAGCTTTGGCTGTTGCTGAGCTTCTTTTGCTTTACCGGCAGCCTCACCGCCCAAACGTTGAAAACGCCACCTACCAGCGTCTACAACATCAAAGCATACGGAGCCGTCGGCGACGGCAAAACGCTTGATACGCCGGCCATCAACCGCGCCATTGAAGCGGCGGCCGCTGCGGGCGGCGGGCAGGTATATTTCCCGGCGGGCACCTATCCATCGTTTTCGATTCGCCTTAAGAGCAACATTTCCCTCTACCTAGAGCAAGGCGCCACCTTGTTGGCCGCCGACCCCAATACCGGTCAGGGCCTCTACGATCTAGCTGAGCCGAACGCCTCCGATAAGTTTCAGGACTTTGGCCACAGTCACTGGCACAACAGCTTGATTTGGGGTGAGAACCTAGAGAATGTGTCCATCCTAGGTCCGGGTATGATTGACGGCACCAAGGGCCTGACGCGCGAGACGCCTAAAAAACCTGGTATCGGCAACAAAACCATTGCCCTGAAGCTGTGCCGCAACGTGTTGCTGCGTGATTTCACGGTGCTCTACGGCGGCCACTTCGTGCTGCTGGCCACCGGCGTCGACAACATGACCATCGACAACCTGCGCCTCGACACCAACCGCGACGGTCTCGATATCGACTGCTGCCGCAACGTGCGCGTGTCGAACTGCACCGTGAACTCGCCCTTCGATGATGCTATTTGCCTGAAAAGCTCCTTCGGCCTCGGCTACGCCCGCGCCACCGAAAACGTGACCATCACCAACTGCCAAGTGAGCGGTTACGACCGCGGCACCCTGCTAAAAGGCACCTACGAGCGCAAAGAAGCCGACCTCGTCCCCGACCACGACGGCGTAACCGGCCGCATCAAGTTCGGCACTGAATCGAACGGCGGTTTCAAGAACGTAACCATCTCCAACTGCGTGTTTGAGTTCTGCCGCGGCTTAGCGTTGGAAACCGTCGATGGCGGCATTCTGGAAGACGTCAGCGTGACGAACCTGACCATGCGCGACCTATCTAGCTCGCCAATTTTCCTCCGTCTCGGGGCCCGGATGCGTGGGCCGGAGGGTACGCCAGTCGGTGTGCTGCGCCGCATCAATATCAGCAATATCGTGGTCTACAACGCTGATCCTAGGTACGCGTCCATCATCAGCGGCATACCCGGCCACCCCATTGAGGATGTGAGCCTGAGCAACATCAAAATCTATTACGCTGGCGGTGGCACAGCCGCCCAAGCCAAGATCAAAGTACCCGAAGCCGAGAAAGATTACCCCGACCCCGTAATGTTCGGTGAGCTGCCGGCGTACGGCTTCTTTATCCGTCACGCCAAGAACGTGACCGTCCGCAATGTCGACCTCACTCCTATCATCCCCGACCAACGCCCCGCCATCCTGCTGAACGATGTGCAGCAGATCGAATTTGAATCCATTAAGACAAAAACGGCCGCGGGCGTACCTAGCTACGTGCTCGACCAAGTGGAAGACTTTAGCGTGCTGCGGTCGACAGCGGTGAAGGACAAAACGGTCAAGAAAGCTACACATACGGAGCTGTAG
- a CDS encoding CatB-related O-acetyltransferase translates to MHGPDPNTLHPLPHHRKLVFLKNLITRPNIIVGDYTYYDDFEDPANFERDVLYHFEFLGDKLIIGNFCAIASGVKFIMNGGGHETKPLSTYPFAIFRAGWEVVTEGLTAAEKYGTKGDTVVGHDVWIGHGATIMPGVRIGNGAIIATMSVVTKDVPDYAIVGGNPAQLIRKRFDDMTIARLNALAWWNWDAEKITRNVQLLNSIDLDALEKAASDSGSSTVQ, encoded by the coding sequence ATGCACGGCCCCGACCCGAACACGCTGCATCCGCTTCCGCATCATCGAAAGCTGGTGTTTCTCAAGAACCTCATCACCCGGCCCAACATCATCGTGGGCGACTACACCTACTATGATGACTTTGAAGACCCGGCTAACTTCGAGCGCGACGTACTCTACCACTTCGAGTTTCTGGGTGACAAGCTCATTATTGGCAACTTTTGCGCGATTGCCTCGGGGGTGAAGTTCATTATGAATGGTGGCGGCCACGAAACCAAGCCCCTGTCTACATACCCATTTGCCATTTTTCGGGCAGGTTGGGAGGTTGTCACCGAAGGGCTCACTGCGGCAGAGAAGTACGGAACTAAAGGCGACACCGTGGTAGGCCATGATGTGTGGATCGGCCACGGCGCTACCATTATGCCCGGCGTGCGCATCGGCAACGGTGCTATCATCGCGACCATGTCGGTCGTCACGAAAGACGTACCCGACTACGCCATTGTGGGCGGCAATCCGGCTCAGCTCATCCGCAAGCGTTTTGATGACATGACCATTGCCCGGCTGAATGCCCTAGCCTGGTGGAACTGGGACGCGGAAAAGATCACGCGCAACGTGCAGCTACTCAACTCTATCGATTTAGATGCGCTGGAAAAGGCTGCATCTGATTCCGGGTCCAGCACAGTGCAGTAG